The Roseofilum casamattae BLCC-M143 genome includes the window GAACTTGACGTTCTCCTCTGCCTAAAGGCGAGAGGATTGCTGAATATCACTATTGCTGGTTTTCTCTTTCTTCGACAAACCTTAAAACCAGCTATCTCTTACGAGCAATACCCAAGCCCATCAACCCTTCAATAGAATGAATCAACGAGCTTAGTTTAGCCAGTCCCAGAGGGCTATATCTCCAGAGACGTACTAGGATACGAACCTAGCGTTATCGTGCGCCCCACGATACGTTCTCAACCCACAAAGATATTAGTTTTCTGGATGCTACTACTTTCGATTTGCTAGCTATGTTTTTCTTGGTTTTCGCCACCCAATACTGGTATCCTTACGCGATACTTTTGAGTTCTAGCCTATAGCAACACTCAGGGGATTCATACCGTTGCGATTATAACACTAAAAAAGCCGTCCTAAAAGGACGGGGCTTTAAACCCATCTTTTTGGTAATTTATCTATGCCCGAACCTAATGCTCGTCAAACCGTCTATTGCATTCTGCAAGATATCCAGCGCTACGATACTTATAGCGACGTTGCCTTAAACCGCTGGTTAAAAAAGGTAGAATTGAACGCACTAGACCGAGGTTTGGTAACCGAATTAGTCTATGGGATTACTCGGAAACAACGATTGCTCGATGCTCTAATTAGTCAACTCGCACGCAAACCTTTGGAAAAACAACCGCGCGATTTGCGGATTATTTTCTCGATTGGATTGTACCAACTGCGTTACTTAGATAATATTCCTGGAGGGACGGTGGTCTATACCAGCGTGGAGCTAGCGAAACAAAACGGACTGCAAGCCTTATCCGGAGTCGTGAATGGGGTATTGCGCCAGTATATGCGATCGCGAGAAAAAGGAGACCCTCTCAAACTTCCGGACTCTGTTCCCCAGCGCCTCGCCTTATCTCACAGCTATCCAGATTGGATTGTCGAGCAATGGTTAACTCAACTGCCAGAAGCAGAAACCGAGCAACTGTGCGAGTGGTTTAACCGTCCGCCAAGCATCGATCTACGGGTAAATATACAACAAAGTTCTCTGGAAGAAGTGGAAACTGCGTTGAGCGAACAAGACATTGCCACCCAGCGCTTACCTCACTCTCCACAAGGACTGAGACTCATGGAAAAAGTCGGAGCGTTACATCAGTTACCCGGATTCGAGCAAGGCTGGTGGACTGTGCAAGATGGTAGCGCGCAACTGGTGAGTTATTTACTCGATCCGCAACCGGGAGAAGTAATTATTGATGCTTGTGCCGCTCCGGGAGGAAAAAGTACCCATATTGCCGAACTGATGGGAGATACGGGGAGAGTCATTGCCTGTGATTTGCATCGCTCTCGAGTTAAACGAATTATTCATAATATTCAGCGACTGCAACTGACATCGATTCGTACTCGAGTGGACGATATTCGCCAGATTAAGGATCTTACCGGAAAAGGCGATCGCGTTTTGGTCGATGCTCCCTGTTCTGGGTTAGGTACGTTGCACCGTCATGCAGATGGACGCTGGCGACAAACTCCAGAGTTGGTGGAGGAGTTGTCGCAACTGCAACAAGAATTACTCAATGCTGCGGCCGCTTGGGTGAAACCGGGAGGAATTTTGGTCTATTCCACTTGTACGCTGCATCCTCATGAAAACGAACGAGTCGCGACTCAATTCTTAAATACTCATCCTGAGTGGCAAATTTCTCCAGAAATTCCCTCGTTTGCCACGCCATTTTTGACCCCGGAAGGGTTTCTGAAAGTTTGGCCCCATCAGCATCAGATGGATGGCTTTTTTATGGTAGCTTTCAACTATGCAGGCTGAATTCTAGCACTTTTCTCTACTACAGCAAGACACTAATCTCGGTTTACAACTAATCCGATTTAACCCAATCGGTAGGGAAAAAACAATGCATCTCTCGAAATGGTCTCTCTCACCCCAAAGTTTACAACTAATCCGATTTAACCCAATCGGTAGGGTGTTCCATGATAGAACCCTTGCAGAGAGGGCGTTTTGAGCCTCAAAATTACCCATCTCTTTAAAAGAGCATAAATCATCTCTGCGGAGGTGGCAAGCAATGCACCTCAACCCCTGTCTGGGTAAGCGTTTGGCACATCTCCACGAAAGAATAAGGGTTTCAGCGATTTTGCGAGACAGGCCACCGAGAGAGCCAAACCGATCGCGATCGCCTGAAACCTTTACATAGAAAGTCTTCAAGCCATGCCATTCCCCGCAATTAATGGGAGCAAAATCCACTGACCCGTCTTTTCGCCAAAAACCGGGCAATTGGCAAACATCAGGTAAAAATCGAGAGTGAATGCAGTAATTTAGCCAGTTATGGAATAGCATGAAATGCTTAACCAATCGAGGATACAGTCTTTTTTATGCCGGTCGAAATTGAGGTCTGAAGATAATCGGAGTTCGTGGAAAGGGGGTATTCCACCAACTGGGGTGGAAAGCAGGGCTGTTTCATGTCGCGAAGTGAAACTCTGACTGATACCATTTCTCGATAGAGAGATACTTACCCTGTTGCAACAATATTTAAACTACCCGTCTCCGTTATTCATTATTAATTATTCATTATTTAAGGCCAAAACCACTTTCAATGCCCAATCGATTTGAGTCATAATCGTGTTTTCCAGTTCTCCGCGAACGGCAACCAAGCGCGAACGATAATCAACCGGACGGGTTTGCAGACAATCAGCAACGGATTTTTTGCTTAACCCATTATCTATGGAAGGATGAATTGCAATATTAGTTTGGATTCTGGCTTTTTTCGCAGTCCAACTCGTAATGGGAACGACCTGAATCACGGGGACGCGAGCATTATACAAATTATTGGTCACGACGACGCAAGGTCGAGTTTTTCCAGTTTCAGACCCTTGAGTGGGATTGAGATTAAGATCTAAAATTAGACCGCGACGAATCAATCTCATTCCTTCATTCCGGTTATTCCGGCCAGTGACTTAATGCAATTTCCGTCAACTCTTGGGTCTCGCGGCAGGTTTGATAAATTTCCGCATATAACCGTGCAGATTCCTCTAAATCCACTGAGGTTGATTCCAGTTCTTGGCGCAACCGTTCTATTGCCGCAGACACTAATGCATCTCGATTGGAAAAGCCATAATCTTGATAGCTGTGCAAAAACAGTGCGTGGGTTTCTTCTACCTTAACAGTTACCTGAACCATATTTTAAACCCGAGCAAGGATGTAGACATAATTATTATTGGCTCCATTATACCCGCTCTGACTCGCTTTGATATAATTAATTATTAATTATTATCCATTAGAGATTGGGGACATCTGGAGCGCTGCATTGACCGTCAAAGGAGCAAATATAGGTTTCCGATCGGCGACCAAACCAATCATAGCGACGATCGCGCACTTGGGCGTAAATGCGATCGCCAACATCCTTCATTCCCGGCAAATTGCGGTACGCTGCGATCGCAGCCTCTCCCCCCGGTAAGATGCGCGCAATCTCTTCTGCTGCGTCGCTCCCTTGCCATCGGTTCTCCGGAGATTGGGTATCGATCAAAATCATCCCCAGCTCGCAATCTTCCGGAGTAATCTGCCACTGCGCGAGAGTGACGGTATTTTGCATGGGACTATAACTAAAATTTTGTCCGCGATCGAGATTTTCCAGCACTCGTACCAGAGACGTACAGAGATTGCAGTTGCCATCATAGATAACGCGATATTGCATGAGATTTACGGTGCGCTTGCTCGGATACCGACTAGAATAGCGAACAATGGCTGGATGCGATCGCCAATTACTTAAGTTGCTTGCAAGGAGGATAATAATGACTCAAAGTGCGGAAAAAATTATCTTACCCCCTCCTTTCCCCGACCACACCCAATTGCCAGACGAGGACGGTACATTCGTGAAGAACTTTCAGGAGCATCCCCAGAGTATTATACTAACCGACTCCCTCACCCCAACTTTAGAACAACGGCATCCGGACGGGCAATATGCGATCGGTCAAGATTGCGGCATTTATTGGCGCGAAACCCAACCTCCCCAAGATGGTGCCGAATCTCCCGACTGGTTCTACGTCGCCAATGTCCCCCCAGATCTTGACGGACAGGTGCGTCGTTCTTACGTTCTTTGGCGCGAGTTTATTGCTCCCTTAATTGCTTTGGAGTTTGCCAGTGGAAGCGGGAAAGAAGAGAGAGACACCACGACTCTATCTCCAGCTAACTTAGCCGAGGGAAAACGACCGGGCAAATTTTGGGTTTATGAGAACATTATTCGCATTCCCTACTATGGCATTTACGTCATTAAAACTGGGGAGTTAGAGATGTATCAGCTCATCAATGGTGCTTACCAACGGATGAGTGCCAACGCACGAGGACATTATCCCATCGAACCATTAGGAGTAGAGTTAGGCTTATGGCAAGGAAACTACCAAAATCAACATCAACTCTGGATGCGCTGGTGGGATAGAGAAGGTAATCTGTTGCTGACGGGATGGGAGCAAAACGCCTTACAGCAGATGCGTACCGAGCAAGCCGAGTCTCTCGCTCAACAGGAGAGCGATCGCGCCGAACAAGCAGAGTCTCTCGCTCGGGAGGAACGAGATCGCGCCGAACAAGCTGAATCTCGCGCTCAACAGGAGAGCGATCGCGCCGAACAAGCAGAGTCTCGCGCTCAACAGGCAGAACAAGCTCAACAGAAAGCTGTCCCTCGTTTGTTAGCC containing:
- a CDS encoding Uma2 family endonuclease; this translates as MTQSAEKIILPPPFPDHTQLPDEDGTFVKNFQEHPQSIILTDSLTPTLEQRHPDGQYAIGQDCGIYWRETQPPQDGAESPDWFYVANVPPDLDGQVRRSYVLWREFIAPLIALEFASGSGKEERDTTTLSPANLAEGKRPGKFWVYENIIRIPYYGIYVIKTGELEMYQLINGAYQRMSANARGHYPIEPLGVELGLWQGNYQNQHQLWMRWWDREGNLLLTGWEQNALQQMRTEQAESLAQQESDRAEQAESLAREERDRAEQAESRAQQESDRAEQAESRAQQAEQAQQKAVPRLLAMGLSAEQVAETLSLTVEQVNSMSS
- a CDS encoding thiol-disulfide oxidoreductase DCC family protein, with the translated sequence MQYRVIYDGNCNLCTSLVRVLENLDRGQNFSYSPMQNTVTLAQWQITPEDCELGMILIDTQSPENRWQGSDAAEEIARILPGGEAAIAAYRNLPGMKDVGDRIYAQVRDRRYDWFGRRSETYICSFDGQCSAPDVPNL
- a CDS encoding type II toxin-antitoxin system PemK/MazF family toxin; the encoded protein is MRLIRRGLILDLNLNPTQGSETGKTRPCVVVTNNLYNARVPVIQVVPITSWTAKKARIQTNIAIHPSIDNGLSKKSVADCLQTRPVDYRSRLVAVRGELENTIMTQIDWALKVVLALNNE
- a CDS encoding 16S rRNA (cytosine(967)-C(5))-methyltransferase — protein: MPEPNARQTVYCILQDIQRYDTYSDVALNRWLKKVELNALDRGLVTELVYGITRKQRLLDALISQLARKPLEKQPRDLRIIFSIGLYQLRYLDNIPGGTVVYTSVELAKQNGLQALSGVVNGVLRQYMRSREKGDPLKLPDSVPQRLALSHSYPDWIVEQWLTQLPEAETEQLCEWFNRPPSIDLRVNIQQSSLEEVETALSEQDIATQRLPHSPQGLRLMEKVGALHQLPGFEQGWWTVQDGSAQLVSYLLDPQPGEVIIDACAAPGGKSTHIAELMGDTGRVIACDLHRSRVKRIIHNIQRLQLTSIRTRVDDIRQIKDLTGKGDRVLVDAPCSGLGTLHRHADGRWRQTPELVEELSQLQQELLNAAAAWVKPGGILVYSTCTLHPHENERVATQFLNTHPEWQISPEIPSFATPFLTPEGFLKVWPHQHQMDGFFMVAFNYAG